The window TTTGGCACATGAAAATAACATCATtagaaatttcacaaaactacagatactttaaccaaattttcataaaactacagatttagcgtCTAATTTAtgacaaaactacatatttaggaTGGAACaccataaaactatagattagataacaaatttatcacaaagcTATAAGTTTAGtgccaatttaatcacaaaactacaatgtTTATAGCTCTAACATAACGGTAGTACTAGGGATTTAAACTTcgaaatatgtagttttatgataacttTAGtatttaaatatgtagttttgtgttacttatcattaaatatatattttagtgATAAATTCGgtgttaaatctatagttttctGATACAAcaccttaaatatgtagttttgtgatagtttggttaacgtatctatagttttgtgataaaatactttaatgttgttatattttcaatatttttatgatatatGATTATAGGATAGGCAAAACAATCAAACAAGTATAATGGAGACCATGGCAGTATCCTACATTATAAGTAAGAACAAACAAACGTAATATTATGCTTTAAGTTCGTCCATGGGAAATAAGATATATTagctgggagaggagagaggaccCGCATGTTATTAAATTTGTTCTCAATAGAACGACATAATGATTAGAGTTTAATCAATAACTCTTAAATCATTAATAGATGGAACATATTACGGATTAAaatgcaaaaaaatatattataggattttttttatgaaaaagtcTTTCATATagttgtattttattttaattttttatgaaaACACGCATAGCATAAGAGGTAAGGATAAAAACATATGAATTAAATTGAAGACCGTGACGATGTTCAAAACGCATCAAGCGAAAAAACAATGGATGTTGTATCGGCTGTCTAACATATTGTTATCAAATTAAAGCTAAAAGAAGTTATCATGTTCATGTGTTGATTTGCGTCAACAAAAGTAACCATCGGCGACGGAAACACTATGCGTTTTTGGGACTCCGTTTGGATAGAAGGGCGTAGGCCAAAAGACCTCATGCCATTGGTCAACGCAATCTCGAAGAAAGTCCTTACATCAGGGAATGAAAAATAATGCTTGGATCAATGACTTAGACCTTGAAGCCAACCCACCAATCTCGGTGGACCTTATAGGTCAGTTAGTCACCTTATGGACTGTTGTGCGGGACATCCAATTAAACGAGGATCCTGATCAAATTACCTATAAGTTCACAAGCCATGGCCAATACTCGGCGTCGTCAGCTTATCAGGCACCTTGGGGCACCAAACAAGATTTTCATCTCTCTCATTTGGAAAGTTTGGATACCGGGGAAATGCAAATTCCACGCATGGCTAGTCATCCAAAACAGGGTTTGGACCTTCGACCGGCTCGCGATTAGAGAATGGCAAAATAATGGGTTTTGGCCCCTCTAACATAGAGAAGGCGAAACGGCTTTACATCTTGTTGTCAGTTGCAGATACACAAAAAGAATATGTAGCATGGTAGCAATCCGGGTGGcttacactactagaaaaacgatttttcatgaCGTTGGTCTATTTCGCTGGCGGAAAAATGTGAAAACCGCCAGCAAACTTGTAACGAGGGGGTGAGGGGCACCGGCCGCCAACGAAAAtgcattttcgctggcggcccaTCTAATGCAGCCGCCAGCGAAAGTATGtctatttttgctggcggtcaaTTAGGTgcgccgccagcgaaaatagataatttttgctggcggtGCAATTTTTCATGGCGGCCAATAAATAGaaccgccagtgaaaatccaACCAAAAATATCTGTCACATTAAAACACCCACCTACCCATCCTCATCCTCTTCTCCACATTAAAACACAACACATccactcctcttctctctcctccctctcctccctcccagcCTCTCCACCTGCGATGGAGGCGATGGCtctggcggcgacgaccggcgactgcggcggcggcggctctggaGGCGACGACCAGcgacggcagtggcggcggctctGGCGGCGATGACTGGTGACGGCTCTGGCAACGacgaccagcggcggcggctccctgcGTCGCCCCTGccctcccatcccctcctctcctatctgtctgaggggaggaggccgccgccggtggcacaacagaggcggcgacggggaggacGTGCAAATCTGccccggcggtggcgcggggagcacatggcgcgggaggcggcggctcgtccccgtcggcggcggcggctcgtccccgtcggcggcggcggctcgtcccCGGCAGCGGATGGCGGCGACAACAGCGGCTCGTCCCCGGCAGCGgagctgacgacgacgaccgtgaCCGTGGTGACGACGATGACCGCGATGCTGCCGGCAAGCGTGTTTTTGTGTGTTTTGGTTCCGCGACCGGCagatggcagcggcggtggctcaTCCCGATGGCTTCGGCGACTAGGGttctctgtgttttttttgtgtgttttggtTTGTAAGGATGTTTGTTAGGTTAATCTGTGTTTGTTCTGTTGATTATGTCAATGTTGTATTtggattgatgccaatattATGTACGTATTTGTGATGCTCTGGATTTGGATTGTGTTTAAATGATGTTTATGCCCATTTCTAAATATGGATTGTTTTGAATTTGGCCGGGTGGGGAATTTTGAATTTGGGGTAGGGAATTTTTGGCGGGGTGGGTTGATTTTCATTGGCGGTTCTCTTTAAACAACCGCCAGAGAAAATGGGTTTTCGCAAGTGACACTCAACCGCTAGCAAAAATCGTTTGTCCGCTTGCGAAAATTTACTTTCGCAAGCGGACCGCAACCGCTAGCGAAAATCGTGTGTCCGCttttgaaaatagattttcgcaagCGGAACGAAACCGTCAGCGAAAATATTAGATCTTCACTGGCCTTTACTTTGTGGCGGCTCCAAATTCCGCTAGCGAAAATCTAAAATGGCcgccacgaaagatggtttttgtagtagtgttacCAATAGCTTGACCCTTGGACAATGGGAGGCGACCCATACCATAAAAGACTGGTGGGAAGCTCTAGCAAACACAATGCGAGTTCCAAAAAAGGGACTGTGCACTCTCATCCTCCTTGTCGTTTGGGAGATCTGGAAGGAGAGGTACCAACGAATCTTTGAGCATAATGAGGCTACGTTGTCTTTCATTTTTGCCAAAATCAAGGAAGAGGCGTGGACATGGGCAACGGCAGGAGCAAAGCGCTTACTTTTGCCTCACACTGTATAGTGCATATagctttttcccttttcttgccCTAAGGGGCTGTATTTTTCTCCCGCTATATTTAATGAAAAGCACAATCTCTATTGTTTTCCCTTCAAAAAAGATTCTgatatgtctttttttttatcgattCTTTGTATTTACAAAATTAGAAACAAGAGCCGCATAACAAAATACAATTCTAATGATTTTCTTAAGTTTAATTTGACTCCAAATAATTGCATGGGAAATtgggtaattaattaattatgtgaaaGGGGTGGGTGCAAAACTATCACCTTGACCACTTCAATTATTTAAAGTAGTTCTTTTGCCTAAGGGtagtcccaacccatagtgtccataagtagtgtctatggtgccatgtcaataGGACATCataatagaaactacactctacaacccatgatttcttaaagtgggccattaataaatacatcatctctcttctctacctatcatatttattcttcatctattacgAAGACACTGTTCGAACGATACCATGGGTTCTTGCACGACTCTATGCTTCAAAGACCCGGTGGACATGATGCAAGCAAATGGGACCTGTGACGGCATAGGTTGCTGCACGATCGAGACGATGAGGGAAGTGCAGGGCTTTCGGCTAAGGATTGTCCGTCAAGATGGCATCGGCCAGGTGGTGCCGCAAGAACAATCCAGTGTCAAGGCTTGCTTGACGTATGACTCTTATTAGTTTCGCACGGAAGATCTTTCCTCCCCTTGGATCAACGGAAGCAACTTTCTCTATACTACGATCTACGGTGCCATCATGGACCAGCCAAACTGTCACAGCGCATCCAAGAACAAAGCAACCTATGCTTGCAGTAGAAACTCTCAATGCTTCAATGCGGACAGGGGTGGCTATTACTGCTATTGCCCCGATGGTAATCCCAATGGGATTCCTTACACTCAAGAAGGCTGTACTGGTGAGACTTCTAACCAAACCAAAGGCTGcagaagttttttttatgtAGAGCTTCTACCTTATTAAGTCAATTAAGTATAATTAgtacttttatgattttttgTTGTGCATACATTGAATTGATTAGTTACATGATCATCAAATTGCACTATTTGGATCTCTTGTCTGTCATAAtgatttcgaaaaaaaaatattggttaaAAATTTTGGGGAGATCTAACAGTGAAACGACAGAGGACTCGGGGTGCGGGCTAACTAATGGAGCCTATTTGCCAGGTCGGTGGTGATGGTGTAATAGTATAGATTGTCCATTGTGAGGTCCAAATATCGCTGATAGGGGTGGTGCGGCATAACAATCATCactactgctccctccgtttcaggttataagactttctaacattgcccatattcatatagatgttaatgaatctagtcacatataaatgtttagattcattaacatatatatatgaatatgggcaatgctagaaggtcttataatatgaaatggaggagtaACATTTTAGGTAGTATTGATATTCTATCAGTTCCATACAAATTTAAAAgcataaatttcacaaaactatagataatTTGACTAAACTATCACAAAGTTACAAATTTAAAATGATCCATTACAAAACCACAAATTTAAcatcaaatttatcaaaaaaatattaagatGTAGTATgttaaaactatatattttgtaataaaAGTTTTCAGAGTTAGTGCTCATttaactaaaaaatatataatgtttATAACTCCAGTAGAACATTAGTGCTAAGGGTCTAAACTCTGAAGCgcatatgtagttttatgataacttCATTAGTAAATCTATTTATACTTTTGCGATACcctattttaaattatatattttcatGATAAATTAGTGCTAAATCCGTAGTTTTCTAATACGATGtataaaagttgtagttttgcaAGATCAAAATATCAGTGGTTTTAccaaatttgtttatttttaattcttaagTGAAGAAAACTTTACACATGCATGTTGCATCTTCAGTCTAAGGCTCTGTTTGAATATAAGtagtagtagttttttttttcagcacgCAGAGGTAACCATTAGCACATAAtaaattgagtattaattattataacttaaaagatgatattatttttaagaGATTTTCTcagtccaacaaaaagtacctcgaggtaccggtacctcacggacctcgaggtactttttgttggactggagcaaatcttttttttaagttatatatagttttaagaaaaatacaattttagcattttaaaaaatatgctcAAAGTAAACGAGAGAGTTGTGAAAACTAAACAAACTACCGAACGGAGCCTAAGGCATCCACTAAATTTAGATAACCaaacccatatatatatatatatatatatatatatatatatatatatatatatatatatatatatatatatgctccttTTGTGAAAAGAACATTGCTCATAATATAATAGTTTAATTTCCTGTATCATTGAGCAGGTTACAATCCCTTTCCGAaaggaatatgtaacagatttTGTGGAAATACAAATGTGCCCTTCCCATTTGGGCTTGAAGAAGGTTGCTACGCGCTAGAAAAGTTTCGACTTAACTGCAGAGCAGGAAAACTATTTCTGGATCGAGGAGATGTAGACTATCTCGTGAGGAACATTTCAGTGGACAATGGATATATGAGCGTAACCAACGAGCAGAACAATTCAACTTCTAACGGCACAGAGATCATGGTAGTTGCTCGTACTATGCATGGCTCCTCGGAAGATGACCCTCAGTTAGATCTTTTTGATTTAACTCAAGAAAATGATATGAAGATGTGGTGGGCTGTCGTGAGTTTTACTTGCCAGGAAGCTACGCAAGACATCAATAACAATTCCTATGCATGCCGTAGTGTCCATAGCGAATGCATCGATGTCAATGTAACACATGGGACACAGCTTGGCTACCGTTGTAAGTGCTCTCCTGGCTTCGGAGGAAATCCATACATCGAAGATGGTTGCACGGGTGCGGAAACTCTCTCTCTTACCATCGTTTTAAGATGATTATTTCTTACGGATCATCCAAATTTGTGGGCTAGCTGTCCATTTTATACCATGTTATGTTACTTTTATCTCTCTTAAGCCTTatttgagaaaaataaaataatgcaTTATTGGCGTGGAGTAGTTTGCATGTAGACGTGATATGTCACCACAGTAACATAGCAATTAATTCGAAGGACTTTAAAGGTTTCGAGAAGTGCATGCTgactttttcttttgtttgaagATGTCAATGAGTGCTTGCTACCGAACTACTGCAATGGGAGATGTCAAAATTTTATTGGAGGCTATAATTGCACAAGTTGCCCTCGCGGGAAAGAGTTCGACCCAACAAGAAGGGAATGTGTGACATCAGCTAAGCTCATTAGTAAGTTATATATACTATTGAATTGCCCTCAGtggttaatacttaattactcTAAAAAATCTACCTGAGGCAATTTATAGGTGATGTTCTGACTATTGTCGATATATAATTGTTGTAGGTATGGCACTTGGAATTAGTTGTGGTCTTGGCTTTGTAATGCTTGCACTTGGTGCAACTATACTTATCACCAAGTGGAAGAGAGGTATACAGAGGAGAATTCGAAGGGCATATTTCAAGAAAAACCAAGGCCTACTCTTGGAACAACTAATTATAGATGAAAATACTAAAGACAAAACAAGGATATTCTCATTGGAGGAACTAGAGAAGGCAACATATAACTTTGATGCTACTCGAGTTCTTGGTCATGGAGGACATGGTACAGTTTATAAAGGAATTTTATCCGATCAACGTGTGGTGGCTGTTAAGATGTCTAAAATAGTGGAGCAAGCTGAGATAGATCAATTTGTTAATGAGGTTGCCATCTTGTCGCAAATCATTCATCGTAATGTGGTGAAGCTTTTTGGTTGTTGTCTTGAAACAGAGGTACCTTTATTGGTTTACGAGTTCATATCTAATGGGACACTATGTGAACTTCTTCACAATGATGTAAGTGCTAAATGCCTTCTATCATGGGATGATCGTATTAGGATTGCAATCGAAACTGCAGGAGCTCTTGCTTATCTCCACTCGGCTGCTGCAATACCAATTTTTCATAGAGATGTTAAATCTTCCAACATACtcctagatgacaactttacTGCAAAGGTTTCTGACTTTGGTGCTTCGAGATCCATACCACTCGATCAAACTCATGTGGTAACAATGGTACAAGGCACATTTGGTTACTTAGATCCAGAGTACTACAACACTAGCCAACTAACGGGGAAAAGTGACGTGTATAGTTTTGGAGTGATACTTGTTGAGCTTCTGACAAGAAAGAAGCCAATTTTAATAAATGATGTAGGTACAAAACAAAACTTATCACAATGCTTCCTAGAAGGACTTCAGCAGGGAGTTCTGATGGAAATCTTGGATTCCCAAGTTTTGGAAGAGGCTGGACAGGAAGAAATTGATGATATCGCTTCAATTGCACAAGCATGCTTGAAAGctaaaggaggagagagacctACTATGAAAGAAGTAGAAATGAGATTGCAGTTTCTTAGAACTACCAGACTAAAAAAGTGCCAACCCATTTCTGTAATGGATGAAGAGATTGAGCCTTTTATTTGTCCAAAGACCATTAGCTCTGATGCTCAAAGCAGTTTCATCCATACTGCTGGTTTTACATCAGAATATAGCACAAGAAGTTACAGGTTGGAGCAGGAACTCTCGTCCTCAGTTGGTTTGCCACGATAAAAATTTGCGCAACAGCATGGTCGACTCCTTGAAGCTTGTTAGAAGGCATCTAAATTATTTTTCCTATATTTTCATACcctatttttatttaatttatgtaTCTGTCTTTATggtgttgtaaaaaaaaagtatactgagggcccctttgaatcgcagggtagaaaaaacggaggaataggaaaaacataggattctgacaggaattgaagtgtaaaacagaggattgcaaaacacaggaaaaacacaggaatggtcgtttgattggagcgcaggaaaaacgcaggaatcggatgagagagatagactcaaaggaaattttccaagaggttggagctcttgctaaatttcctccaaaatctacatacaatgtgtcattccataggaatttcataggatttggaaagcttcaatcctttgaatcaaagggccaaataggaaaatttcctataggatttaaatcctatgaaattcctacataaatcctttgattcaaagaggCCCTGAATATGTGTATCTTGGTTTTCTCTACTTCCATGTTGTATCTGTAGAGCAATATATTATCATTGTGCTTGTATGGTGACATTTGAGAATTGAGGTGGTGGACTGGTGATAATGTATAGACGTATTAGTACCGTTGTTCGGCTTAGGTGCAAGGGCACCGCACTGCACATAGTAAAATACATGCCAAATCACATCATGACACCCGTTAAGGTAGCACCACCCAATCACTACTTCTCTCTCCTAGCTCATTTCATCGCTTCTTAGAGCCAATACAATAATATAACCAACAGCGAGCTATAATTTTTACCATGTCATCTTGAGATGGAGGAATAAACGATCACTAGAACAGAAATCTACAGTACGATGATAACAGAAgcactattttattttattagggCCCACCATTCCCTTTTGCCACTCTCTCAGCCAACTGTAGAAAGTAGCGCTCTGTGTTAGAGCCTGTGTAAAAGCGAGCGCTTAATCTATCATCGACTAACACTCTCTTTCATGTATTTTTCTCTCAAGCTCATCAATCATGTTAACATGTACGTCTATCACCGGCTGAACATGCTCTATTGAACTcactcttagagcaagtttaacatGTGTAGATAGCTACCGGCGATAAAAAAGAACATGTCAGCGGCATCAGATAACCAAAAGATGGTGTACGTACAGAAGATGGCTATACATACAAGCTTCAAtgaattaatttatcttttctttttgagaaaatctatgaaatgccattgacaagaactctaatcccagaaatgccattgacaagcgcaACTTCCtcaaaatgccatcgtacaagcgTTTTTCTCCCTGAAATGCCATCACAGTCAACTTACCGTTTAGTCCACACcgttagaaattttttttaccagaaTGACAAGATTACCCTCGCTCCAAATTTTACTATCCAGAgggtaaaagaaaagaaattggggaaaagaaaagacaaccctaaacctaaccgatggggggcgacgacggcggcgatgcggtGTCcccaggcgacggcgcggtgacggtcgcaggcggcgaggcggtgctcCCGGGCGGCAGCACGGgggtccccggcggcggcgtggaggtgctctcgggcggcggcgcgagggtccccagcggcgacacggcggcgcttgcaggcggcgaggcggcgctcccgggcggcggcgcgggggtcccccggcggcggcgcgcggcccccaggcggcggtgcggcggctccAAGCGACGGTGCAGCGGCCCccagcgacggcgcggggctccCAGGCGGCGGTGCAGCGGCCCTCAACTGCGATGTGGTGCTCCCAGGTGGCGGCACGGCAGCTCCAGGCAGCGGCGCATCGGCCCCAGGCTGAAATAATTGATAGCAAAATTTCTGAAATAATTTTGATGCAAAAATTTgtgaatttaattttgaaataatttgatTGATAGCAAAATAATACACATATGTGAATTTAAATATGCATCAATTCAAAATGATATTGTgtgagcaaacaatacaaaataATGATGTTGTTTGAGCAAAAAGTTTGCCCAGGGGTAAGATTGTCTTCTCATACAACTTAACGGAGAGGAGTTAACAGCAGTATGGTtgtgatggcatttctgggagaaaaacgcttgtacgatggcattttgagtaaattgcgcttgtcaatggcatttctgggattagagtgcttgtcaatggtatttcatggattttctctttctttttactAATTTAACTTTCCACCAGACCATCACTCGCTCATTACTGCACATCATCTCGTGTGTGGAGCCCACGTTTGTGTTGGATAAGATTTTCTATGGTTTCTCTAGTCTTGGAGCTTGTGTTTAGTTGGCGATAATTTTATCGTCGGCTTGCACTCTCTTTTCTGGTTTTTTTCATTCAGCTCATCAGTTTTGTCAGGTTGGTTGCGCTATCGCTGGTTTAAACTTCTTATTATACCTGTCTTATCCCCCTCTTCAtgcctttcttttctctctatcCAACTCCCAGAAAATTAAGCCACAGAGCACATCTTGCGGATCTTGCTGTACTCTAggagcaagccatgggaatggATCGTAGGATCGTAGTGCTCACGGTGACTTCCACGGGATGAGGCGTTGTTGCTTGCCGATGGGTAACGGGAACTGCTGTGCTCCGAAGCTGCGGCGCTGTCGAGGCAGGTCGCCGGGGTACGGAGCGGCGTTACCGCGTTACTCGTCGATGGGTCATGCGAGCCGCGGCATACAGTTCCTTCGTTTGTTGCAAATCACATTTATCGTGCCAGAATTTTCAAATCCATAAGCCAATATCTGCTGCGAGAGTGGATTATATATTCTCACGTACGGGAACATCTCTCCATGTTTACCTATTATATCcaaatagttatgaatttctttttaaaaaatcaacaaaatagattaatatgtgatagatCACTCTACAAACAggtaagttaaaattcaacttttacaagttgaaaaaaaatgtctacttaacatatattcacaattaaatttatttttattgcaacttgtataaattaaaatttgacattgcatgtttgtggagtaatTTATCACttattaatttatcttgttttttttttctaatttatcatAACCATGTGGGTGACAAGCAAACAACGAAGAACCCCTTAAGAGTTTAGAATAGTTCCCCTATTTGTTGCTTACCTTTTTgtttagataatgaaaatggTTTACATCTCCGCCTCACCAATGTTTTTTAAATGaaaacgaaagaaaaaaaaaagagtaatggGACAAGTTCCCAACTCCTCTGAGAAGATGCTGCATACACTAATAGAAAAAAGATTTTTCCCAAGGAGGCCCATATCATTATATAGGCAGGCCACATTTTCGGCCACAAACGTTACGTTTGCCTGTATAGTTATGAACGGGGATACAATGGATATCCATCTGCGAAAATGCAACTTCGCATGTGAACAACTTAAGTTGTCCGTCTGTGATATATTTTAGCATACGGAACCTTAAGCCATCCACTTGCGAAAATATATGAATTATTACAGAAGGGCAGAAGGGCTGCTTATGACGCCCGTCTGAAAAAATCCGATGCGATGCTAGACCACCCATAAATATCTAAGTGAAAGGGACTCATCCACCACCCATACACCCTTACTATTGTACCATGTATCTCTAACCATAGCTCTAAATGATATGGAAATTTTTGGGGCTATCAACTGGCTATACTATTGATCCTGCTTATGGCCCACAAAGTCACCACTACTTGTGTCAATTTGTTATTGGACAGTGAACAGATCATCGAAGTGAGGTCCTGACAAGGTATCATATCCTTCCCTATCCAGATATCTAACCGGTATTACACGATACCTATTAGGTATCAAACGATTTTTATCACGTATCAAATCATACTTGAGAGGTATCAGGCGATTCCTACCAAGTATTAGGTGATACCTATAGGTATTGATGATACTTAGTTGGTACCATATGTTCATACTCGTCGATATCACCTAATACTCGTCGATACCAGAGCAATACCTACCAGATATCATGTGATTCttactaaggccctgtttgggggagctttaaattctgagaagcagctgtttggtagccagcttctgagaatctggaaaagctctgaaacccagcttctatAGCTTCTGGcttcgtagtttatttttcagaatatgtaactacagattctcagaagctgtggactgtCTGGATCAGTTTCTAGCAGAAGCAATTTTTGAGAAAAGCTGCAGCTGagagaagctcccccaaacaggacCTAAGTATAAGGAGTTGGGCATCGAGACGTCGTCACTGGTGGCAATGTCCTCCATGTTGAGCAGGTTCTTCACCGTCACGCCTCACGCTGAAGCTTTGGTGGCAGCGGGCCCACCATCCACGTCCCACCCCAGAGCTTGTCGCCGGCGGACACGCGTCCTCCATCGTCCACGTGGGCGTGGCTACAGGGGCATAATGGCTGTCTGGCTGAGCCGAATGAGGCCTAGGAAGTACTTGGACTGGGATTTGAGAGGCTTTCCGCATAAGTTGTGAGCTTTGTTTCTGAGAGGAAAAGCCGAAAAAGGTTGTCGCAGAAGAAAGGAGAAGGAAAAAAGGCCGCTTGGAATTTTATTCACATCCCTCGAAGAAGACAGCTCCAAAGCAGGAGCTCCTCTTGTTACAGAAATATAAGGTCTGTCTGAAGCTCCAAATATTCATCATTATCATCAACCTATATTTCTATCTGATGACAGACGGTGGCCGAAGCAATTCGAATAGATGACTTCATCAATGAGCTAGGACATTGGACCCTAAGGCCTGCattttacaaaataaataacattcTGTAGGGTCAACATatgcaaatcaaatcaaatggaTTCCTAGAGAAATGAACAAGGTTGCTGATGGTCCTGCGAGAGCAACTAGACAAACTTCAGAGCAAAATCAGATGGCCTTTGACTGTAGTAATAGTACTCATATTTGCCAACAAAGTGTATGTCCGATCAAGAAAAGGAGATGTAAGAATCACTCTTGCCTTgtgtttttaaaactttcaaacaAATAAAGTGCATGAGttctaaaagaaaaactagaaaACAATGTTCCCAACTATCAAAATGTTATCGGATTCTTTAGG of the Oryza sativa Japonica Group chromosome 2, ASM3414082v1 genome contains:
- the LOC4330060 gene encoding wall-associated receptor kinase-like 22, whose protein sequence is MTGDGSGNDDQRRRLPASPLPSHPLLSYLSEGRRPPPVAQQRRRRGGRANLPRRWRGEHMAREAAARPRRRRRLVPVGGGGSSPAADGGDNSGSSPAAELTTTTVTVVTTMTAMLPASYNPFPKGICNRFCGNTNVPFPFGLEEGCYALEKFRLNCRAGKLFLDRGDVDYLVRNISVDNGYMSVTNEQNNSTSNGTEIMVVARTMHGSSEDDPQLDLFDLTQENDMKMWWAVLGYRCKCSPGFGGNPYIEDGCTGMALGISCGLGFVMLALGATILITKWKRGIQRRIRRAYFKKNQGLLLEQLIIDENTKDKTRIFSLEELEKATYNFDATRVLGHGGHGTVYKGILSDQRVVAVKMSKIVEQAEIDQFVNEVAILSQIIHRNVVKLFGCCLETEVPLLVYEFISNGTLCELLHNDVSAKCLLSWDDRIRIAIETAGALAYLHSAAAIPIFHRDVKSSNILLDDNFTAKVSDFGASRSIPLDQTHVVTMVQGTFGYLDPEYYNTSQLTGKSDVYSFGVILVELLTRKKPILINDVGTKQNLSQCFLEGLQQGVLMEILDSQVLEEAGQEEIDDIASIAQACLKAKGGERPTMKEVEMRLQFLRTTRLKKCQPISVMDEEIEPFICPKTISSDAQSSFIHTAGFTSEYSTRSYRLEQELSSSVGLPR